From the Streptomonospora nanhaiensis genome, the window GCGATCAAGGTGATCCGGCCCGAGCTCGCCTTCGACGAGGCCACCCGGGCCCGCTTCCGCGACGAGATGGAGAACGCCCGCAGGGTCGCCTCCTTCTGCACGGCCAAGGTCCTCGACCACGGCACGTTCGAGAACCGCCCCTACATGGTCACCGAGTACATCGCGGGGACCGCCCTGGCCGAGCACATCGCCGAGCACGGGCCGCTGGACTCCAGCACCCTGCACGGATTCGCGCTGGGCGTGGCCGCCGCCCTGGCGGCCATCCACCGCACCGGCCTGGTGCACCGCGACCTCAAGCCCGCCAACGTGCTGCTGTCGCTGTCGGGCCCGCGGGTGATCGATTTCGGCATCGCGCGCGCGATGAACACCGCCACCAACCACACCCAGACCGGGATCGTCATGGGCAGCCCCGGCTGGATGGCGCCCGAGCAGCTCCTTGAGGAGAAGGTCACCACCGCGGCCGACATCTTCGCGTGGGGCTGCCTGGTGGCCTTCGCGGGCAACGGCGTGCACCCCTTCGGCAACGGCGACGCCATGACCCTGGGCAAGCGGGTGCTGTTCGCCGAGCCCTACATCGGCGACCTCGACAGCCCGCTGGACCGCCTGGTGGCCCAGGCGCTGGCCAAGGAGCCCGAGCGCCGGCCCAAGGCCCAGGACCTGCTGCTGGAGCTGGCCGGGGGCGAGGACCCCGGCGGCGGCGCCGACGCCAACGACATGGTCAGCCACGCGCTGAACGCCTCCTGGCACCCCAACCTCCCGCCCATGGGCGGCCCCATGCCGGGCCCGCCGCCCAATCCGCACCAGACCCACGGCGGCCTGCGCCGCCCCGGCCCGCCCGCTCCCCCGCCGCACTACGCCGGCCCGCCGCAGGCCGCGCCCATGCACGCCCAGCCGGCCCACCACAGCCAGCCGATGCAGCGCCCGGCGGGGCCGCCGCGCCAGGGCCAGGGCGGCCCGCCGCAGGCGCCTCCGGCGCCCCCGGCCGCCCAGGGGCAGCCCCAGGGCCACCAGACCGGGCAGTACCCCACCGTGGCGCCGAACCAGACCGGCCCCATCCCGCAGGTGCCGCCCCCGCCCGACCAGGGCGCCGGGGGGCCGCGTCCGCACGCCCAGCCTTACGTACCGCCCGCCTCGCTCCCGCCGCACCGGCCCATGCAGCCGGGGCGCCGC encodes:
- a CDS encoding serine/threonine-protein kinase, encoding MPSDGLPKNLEPLAAGDPATIGPYVLAGRLGSGGMGTVYLGRTPEKGAHVAIKVIRPELAFDEATRARFRDEMENARRVASFCTAKVLDHGTFENRPYMVTEYIAGTALAEHIAEHGPLDSSTLHGFALGVAAALAAIHRTGLVHRDLKPANVLLSLSGPRVIDFGIARAMNTATNHTQTGIVMGSPGWMAPEQLLEEKVTTAADIFAWGCLVAFAGNGVHPFGNGDAMTLGKRVLFAEPYIGDLDSPLDRLVAQALAKEPERRPKAQDLLLELAGGEDPGGGADANDMVSHALNASWHPNLPPMGGPMPGPPPNPHQTHGGLRRPGPPAPPPHYAGPPQAAPMHAQPAHHSQPMQRPAGPPRQGQGGPPQAPPAPPAAQGQPQGHQTGQYPTVAPNQTGPIPQVPPPPDQGAGGPRPHAQPYVPPASLPPHRPMQPGRRRLRWVAVTAVVAVILAVLLFTTLTLLGMQNLIWPGSADGPEAAEDTGAPEGGGEDTAERGAGGEPEGSAGPNSASDGRVVFSVEEYYCSPVVEGRAKASDGAYCVFTVTASNTGAETITLDHEQQRLERSPQNFQSAEEPSVREEQAPLWGAIDAGTQAEGHLVFFILDEPVVETATLHLSSGGTDEAARIPVAGVSRTS